AGCACCGCGCCGACGATCAGCATCGACATGTCGCTGCGGCTGATGGAAGCGAGAATGAGTACACCGAGGCCACCGGCGCCGATGGTGGCGGCGATGGTCATCACGCCGATGTTCATCACTACGGCGGTGCGGACACCGGCGAGGATCACCGGCACGGCAATCGGCAGTTCGACCATGCGCAGGCGCTGACCGAAGGTCATGCCGATACCCCGGGCGGCTTCGCGAATGCCGGGCTCCACGCCGGTCAGCGCCAGGTAGGTGTTACGCATGATCGGCAGCAGCGAATAGAGAAACACGGCGGTGATTGCCGGCATCGGGCCCAGGCCCTGGCCGAACCTGGAATAGAACGGCAACAGCAGGCCGAATAGCGCGATCGACGGCACGGTCAGCAAAACCGTGGCGCTGGCTTGCAACGGGCCGGCCAATGTCGGGAAGCGGGTCATCAGGATACCCAGCGGCACGCCGACCAGAATCGCCAGCGTTACCGCGATGCCAACCAGGGTGATGTGCTGCCAGGTCAGGTGCAGCACTAGCGGCCAATCGAGATGGGAAAAGGCGTTGAGAAATTCCATGTCTTTTTCTCCTCTGCCTTATTGAACAGACAGCAGTGGATGCTGGCGCAGGAAATCGGCGGCAACGGATGAAGGGCTTTCGTGATCGACATCGACCCGCGCGTTGAGCTGGCGCATGGTGGCGTCGTCGAACAGTTCGGCCAGTGGCTTGAGCTCTTCGGCGAGTTTCGGGTGGGCTTCGAGGTAGGCCTGGCGCACCACCGGCGCGGTGGTGTAGTCGGGGAAGTAATGCTTGTCGTCTTCGAGCAGCTTGAGTTTGAAGGCGTTCAAGCGACCGTCGGTGGTGTAGACCAGGCCGGCGAACACCTGGCCATTGCGCAAGGCGGTGTAGACCAGCCCGGCATCCATCTGGCGAATGTTATTGCGGGTCAGGTTCATGCCATAGAGATCAACCATGCCGCCCAGACCGTCGGAACGGTTGGCGAATTCGGTGTCCAGTGCGACGAGGTGATTAGTCTTCGCCTCGGCTTGCAACACCTCGTTCAACTGGCTGATGGTGTTGATCTGCGGGTAAGCCTTCGCGGTTTTTTCCGGCAGGGCCAGGGCGTAGGTGTTGCTGAATTTCGACGGAGTGAGCCAGATCAGGCCTTTTTTCTCGTCGAGTTCTTTCACCCGGGCGT
The Pseudomonas sp. GR 6-02 genome window above contains:
- a CDS encoding ABC transporter permease — protein: MEFLNAFSHLDWPLVLHLTWQHITLVGIAVTLAILVGVPLGILMTRFPTLAGPLQASATVLLTVPSIALFGLLLPFYSRFGQGLGPMPAITAVFLYSLLPIMRNTYLALTGVEPGIREAARGIGMTFGQRLRMVELPIAVPVILAGVRTAVVMNIGVMTIAATIGAGGLGVLILASISRSDMSMLIVGAVLVSLLAIFADLLLQWLQRTLTPKGLLK
- a CDS encoding glycine betaine ABC transporter substrate-binding protein, producing MKKVCLFLGCVLLFAGIAQAAEKPVIRIGARVFTEQTLLAEITSQYLRTKGYDTQVTGGLGSNLARSAHESGQLDMLWEYTGVSLVAYNHVTEKLDSAQSYARVKELDEKKGLIWLTPSKFSNTYALALPEKTAKAYPQINTISQLNEVLQAEAKTNHLVALDTEFANRSDGLGGMVDLYGMNLTRNNIRQMDAGLVYTALRNGQVFAGLVYTTDGRLNAFKLKLLEDDKHYFPDYTTAPVVRQAYLEAHPKLAEELKPLAELFDDATMRQLNARVDVDHESPSSVAADFLRQHPLLSVQ